Proteins encoded together in one Patescibacteria group bacterium window:
- the rpsT gene encoding 30S ribosomal protein S20, with product MPITRGAKKAIRVSEKKRLFNIKRMGEMKDAIKNFKKLVSEKKKDEASKLVSMAYKAIDKAAKRGIIKKNTASRKKSGIIKLLKSIA from the coding sequence ATGCCAATCACAAGAGGAGCGAAAAAAGCAATCCGCGTCTCAGAAAAAAAGAGACTATTCAACATCAAAAGAATGGGTGAAATGAAGGATGCCATCAAAAATTTTAAAAAGCTTGTATCAGAAAAGAAAAAAGATGAGGCTTCTAAACTTGTGTCTATGGCCTATAAAGCAATTGATAAAGCCGCAAAAAGAGGAATCATAAAGAAGAATACCGCTTCTAGAAAAAAGTCCGGTATCATCAAGTTACTTAAATCAATCGCTTAA
- a CDS encoding glycosyltransferase family 4 protein, with protein sequence MQKPKILIFSIAYSPFWGGAEIAVKEITERLSSDFEFDMITLALEKGLQKKEKISAINMYRIGGGKLLFPIMAFLKARKLNKERDYNIVWSIMANRAGFAALFFKLFSTPKKPEDPPVKFLLTLQEGDELNYPKKRAGIFWIFISPFFKMIFKKADFIQAISSFLAEWGISIRKSPDNVAVVPNGVDLDKFKIDLFNKREVRKSFNLKLDDNVIVTTSRLVPKNGIVDLVESIHLFIDKYNIPVKLLILGEGEERAKIESLIKKYKLEKYVFLLGFIPQDKIYDYLYASDIFIRPSLTEGLGNSFLEAMAAGLPVIGTPVGGIPDFLEDGVTGLFCKPRDPENIADAIYKLLSDASLKQKIAQNGQSLVFENYGWGTVSGEMKTIFKRLI encoded by the coding sequence ATGCAAAAACCTAAAATCTTAATTTTTTCTATCGCTTACTCGCCTTTTTGGGGAGGGGCGGAGATTGCCGTCAAAGAGATAACAGAAAGACTGTCTAGTGATTTTGAGTTTGATATGATCACTCTCGCCTTAGAAAAAGGGCTCCAGAAGAAAGAGAAGATAAGTGCTATAAATATGTATCGTATCGGTGGGGGGAAATTGCTTTTTCCTATCATGGCGTTTTTAAAAGCGAGAAAGCTGAATAAAGAAAGAGACTATAATATCGTCTGGTCAATCATGGCAAATCGAGCCGGTTTTGCGGCGCTATTTTTTAAACTTTTCTCCACTCCAAAGAAGCCCGAAGATCCACCTGTAAAATTTTTACTTACTTTGCAAGAAGGCGATGAGCTTAATTACCCAAAGAAGCGGGCCGGTATCTTTTGGATTTTTATCTCCCCTTTCTTTAAAATGATTTTTAAGAAAGCGGATTTTATCCAGGCGATAAGTTCGTTTTTGGCAGAATGGGGTATAAGTATAAGAAAATCTCCTGACAATGTAGCAGTTGTGCCAAACGGGGTCGACCTAGATAAATTTAAAATTGATTTATTTAATAAAAGAGAAGTGCGAAAAAGTTTTAATCTTAAGTTAGACGATAATGTTATTGTCACTACTTCGCGCCTGGTTCCTAAAAATGGAATAGTAGATTTGGTGGAGTCAATTCACCTTTTTATTGATAAATATAATATACCAGTTAAACTCCTAATTCTTGGCGAAGGAGAAGAAAGGGCGAAAATCGAATCTTTGATAAAAAAATACAAACTAGAGAAATACGTATTTCTCTTAGGTTTTATCCCACAAGATAAAATTTATGATTATCTCTATGCTTCAGATATTTTTATCAGGCCGTCTTTAACAGAGGGGTTGGGTAATTCGTTTCTAGAGGCGATGGCAGCCGGTCTTCCGGTTATAGGGACACCTGTCGGCGGGATACCGGATTTTCTTGAAGACGGCGTTACTGGTCTTTTCTGCAAACCTAGAGATCCGGAGAATATTGCAGACGCTATATATAAACTTTTAAGTGATGCGAGTTTAAAACAAAAAATTGCCCAGAACGGGCAATCTCTTGTTTTTGAAAATTATGGTTGGGGTACAGTCTCAGGAGAAATGAAAACTATCTTTAAGCGATTGATTTAA
- the ruvA gene encoding Holliday junction branch migration protein RuvA: protein MKTMISHITGKIILKGEKFAVLDVSGVGYHVYTTLDTLRRLPKDSNENVSFWTHLYVRENIMELYGFAAYPELKFFEMLIGISGIGPKGAMGVLSVAPIDTLRQAIASGDTTYLTKVSGIGKKIADKIVLELKDKLGGSIYTPIGGMLKDDQDVIDALQSLGYSLNESREALKQIPDDVAGTNNRIKEVLKNLGSNKPR, encoded by the coding sequence ATGAAGACAATGATTTCCCACATAACCGGAAAAATTATCTTAAAAGGTGAAAAATTTGCAGTTTTAGATGTAAGCGGTGTTGGTTACCATGTATATACCACACTTGATACTTTAAGAAGGCTTCCTAAGGATAGTAACGAAAATGTGTCTTTCTGGACACATTTATATGTAAGAGAGAACATTATGGAGCTTTACGGGTTTGCCGCTTATCCTGAGCTTAAGTTTTTTGAGATGCTTATAGGGATATCTGGTATTGGTCCGAAAGGGGCGATGGGTGTGCTTTCTGTGGCGCCGATTGATACTTTGCGTCAGGCTATTGCTTCAGGTGATACCACTTATCTTACCAAGGTGTCAGGTATAGGAAAAAAGATTGCCGATAAGATAGTTTTAGAGCTTAAAGATAAACTCGGCGGGTCTATTTATACACCAATCGGCGGTATGCTTAAAGACGATCAAGACGTGATAGATGCCCTTCAATCTTTAGGCTACTCGTTAAATGAATCTCGTGAAGCGTTAAAACAAATTCCGGACGATGTTGCCGGTACTAATAATAGGATAAAAGAAGTTTTAAAAAACTTAGGTTCAAATAAACCCCGTTAG